One Carya illinoinensis cultivar Pawnee chromosome 5, C.illinoinensisPawnee_v1, whole genome shotgun sequence genomic window, tttgaaaactaattAGTATGTATCTATGGTTATACCCTCCGTCAACTTTTCTTGTGTCAAATAAATATTCGTTGCTTCTACTCATAATATGTTAGGCTCCTTTTAGTACTTTTCACTCCTTTAACTCGTTTAGTCATTGGTGTTCACCTAAAGACTAAACTATCTTTGATAAATGCACCTCATATCTTCCTCAACTGGTGCCACCACCAATTTTATGGACATCTTCATTTGTTGTTCTATATTTATTGGTATATCCACTTATCCATCTTAAAGTTCTTATATTAGCTATCCCCATTTCATAACTATGTTGTTTTTAATAACCCAGTATTATGAACCATGAAACATTGTTACTCATTCAGCAATCCTCCCCTGAATAAAGTATATACACACCAATTTGGCACTTTGCTGCTCTGTTGTCTCTGAGAGGCGGTTGCGCAGGGGTTCCACATGATCACTTCCATCTAGTTGGACACCAATGAAGTATTGAAGTTCACCCTATCAAAGTTACATGGACCACTAGTGAAAAACTGAAAAGGCAATTAACATCCTAATTCAATGGATGTTCAATTTAAGATTATATTAAACCAttatctaaacaaaatatatatataaagtctgTCACCTTTTGGTCACGCATCGGTTGCAAGTGAAATAAATTCCAGAATTTCTTTCCTGAAAGCCATGAAATCACAACAATTTAGCATGATGGCAATATAAAGCTTGGAGACACCCAAAAAACCATGTGAAAGATGAAGCCTCCAAAGCTAGGAAGATAGAATAAACACCAAAGCAATTTATATATCATGCGACACTTCCAACCAAATCCCATATCATTCCTGGTTCAGGCAAAAGGTAATGGTAAAATAATTTAACCAAATATCAAAAGCATTCACTTGCCACTCTTAGTATAATTGATCAACTGAACAGTGATTTCCCTCTGTTCTCTAATGGCATCTCTAATTTTTGACACAGTTTCTTGATCTGTTTCAGGTCCTTGAAGAAATCTGTAAAATGGATCGGAAAATTAGAGTAGAACTTGCGTGACCAATCAGATGCATTTTAAacaagtggaaaaaaaaaaatagataggaGAGATCGGAAAATTGGTATGAGACAATATGCTATGCCAGTTTCTTACAAATCATATCAGactaacaaaacaaaaaaatctacCAAAACTAAAAGATTGTAGCAATGACAATCACCATAAGATCTAATATAACTCAAAGTTTCAGCAAGTAATGTGGCATATTTGCAAAGAATAAGATGGAACTTCAATATAAAATCCCCAAGCTTTTCAGTGCCAATCCAATAAGGCAAGAATATGGTAGAGAATATCAGAAAATTATCTGCCTCCAGAAatcgaaaaataaaaataaaaaaaagagtctATTAGATGGTGTAAACTGGCTACCAGTGAAGGAGTTCACTTCTAATCTCGCAGGCACATATGAAAGCATCACATGCCAATATAATACTTTCTTTTCACATGCCAAGATACTTATAGTCTCCCAGACCTTGTAAATTTCGCATTATCCATGTCTAAGATGTTCAACAAAAGTTATGGAACTTAACTTTTGAGTAATATAACAATCCAGTATgaagaatttaaagaattatCAGATCAACAAACAGCTTTACTCCTAATTAATGTAACAgatgaattaaatgaatcatTTGCCCATATCGGTTTGCATCAAGAGTAAAATCACTTTCAAGTTCAACATTAAATGATACAATCAGAGAGGAAAACATGAGAACGAATggtagaaaggaaaataaaagattacttatcaaaaaaaagaaaggaaaataaaagatattaCTGTGTCTGAGAAAAGTGAGTCTAACATGAAGGCACCTAAAATGGGAGGTAAATGGCAATGCAATCACAACTAAGCAAAGCTATAAATCTACTAATTTCATACCGACAGTTTCTTCCCAAGATTTCTTCACGTGTATATTCAGTCAATTCGAGAAAGCTATCAGATGCAAATATCTGCACAGGAACAATTAAGATCAGTTTCAAGATATAATACAAATCATGCCTATAGGACATACTACTGCAAAATATAACCATGACACTTACACTTTGTACAATGAAAAGTGTATATTGCATATTGATCGtatttaaaatatagaatatagAGTAACTCTAGAGTTAAATACTTTCATAATTTCTTTACTATCAAAAACCATACTAAACATTATGGGGTGCTATATGATCATGCAGAgtacaaaagaaaacatgcaGTATGATGTGATgacagaaattttaaaaattgagcaGCAGTGTGCAGCAAGAAATTTCAGAAAAGCATTTTTACATCTATGAAGTATCACGTTTACATAGTTAAAATAAACTTTTGCCATGACGAAGGCACTAAATGATTCAAGCAGGCTAAACAGgttgaaaaaaattacatttaagTAGTGAGAAGGATGAGTGCACTGCATTCCAGAGCATCAGATGACAAactaaaattcatatttttggagCAATTATCTtaagtttttcaataataaaattaaataattaattgacTTTCATCTTACAATCGGGTTGTCAGGAAGTCTAGGATCAGAGATCACAAAGTTCTTTTCAATGCGTTCCAATGTGGTTGCTAGGTCAATTCCTTGGCGTATATCCCTTTCCCTATCAGCAAGTTCCCAACTGTCCAAGTGTTCTACGTCTTTAGTCATCAAAACCTCTTGTTCTATACTTGGCTTCTCTTCAAGCCTCCCTACAGAGCTCAAAGACCTCCCTTTAAACCTGCAGAAATTACACATCAAATAAGAAATATGACACTTAGAAAGGGACTCATAAGTCTGCTAGGACATCCATAGTCACCCTTGAACAAAACATTCGAGTAATAAACACCAATGCGCTTACTGTCAAAATCATTTACATGTAACTGTTAGCATTATCCTTTCCCTAATGTAGCAAAGGCAATCATTAAAACTGACCCCATAAACGAAATGCGTCCTGATTGCCTAGATTTTCGGTCTGCTTCCTGACAAGAAATTGAGTGAGACACATACCCCCTGGAATCTGATCGAGGAGTTTGTCTGCTTGGTGTATTCATATTCTGAATTTCAGCAGATTTTGGCAGAGCATAATCAAGGTTGAAATTTTCCTGTTCTTCATGCTTGCTGGTACTATCATGACTCATAGCCCGGATGTGAGATCCGGGATGTTTTACAGTTTGCACAACCTCTGTCATCGACCCTAAAGCCTTCTCCTTCTGACGAGCTGACACACAAGAAAATCTGATTATTAAGTAAAGGCATGGTCACATCCAATAGAAAAGTCAGCACACATGCTTACAATCATAACGGATTAATGACTGGGGCAACCCATTCGGCCGTAATGTCTTGTCATTAACACCTTCAGTGTATTTGCTGACCTCCACCTGCATTCTGCagaaacatcattaaaaaatccAGAATAAGGTTGCATCATAATtcacagaaaaaagtaaaacattGCACGAAACAACTCCTATCATGATtaaaaagggggagaaaaagACAAGCGgagatttatgtattttttaattcagaCAACCGTATGAAATTAAAAATGCGAAGTCAAGAGAAGTTATAATAATTGTTGAAGCGTGAAATGATAAATGTAGTTCAGGAGCATCATTCAGCACTCAAAGGCTGGTATATGTCAAATTAAGAAATTGTCAACCCATTAAATGCATTGACTAAGCCGGTAGAATTTAGGCATTCTAAAGACCATATGAGGTTCTTTATGTTCAAATTGAGAATGGGACTTCAACGTCTACGAAGAATCCTTATTTTGGAAATTGAAATAATCACAAGTGTTACGACAGCATAACACTTTAATAAAGAGgccaaaaatattaattaaaaagagaCACAAATGCTAGGATTACATTATGAGGTGATGCATGCACGTGCAAAACATCCCGACCTATGCAAATTTACATAAAAGACGTTAGACATTAGTCATTTTAATCCAAGACATGCCATAGACAAAATAAAAGGACAGACACTGCACAACACTGGAATGTCTCGATATTTTAACTATTCTTCCAACCATAATATATAACTACAGAGAATTTGACGGACGTTTAGACCGTAAATCAAATTGTAGCTTTATTGAGCCCGAAAATCTCTCCCATTGACGCTTAGTTTGCTGAGATACTTGCGCTTGGGATTTCTTGGTCATAGATATATTTCTCCTTTTTGCTTTTTTCCTTTTGCAGACAAAGCATTCTCAACGTTCATAGAAAAGACTAGAATCAGAAAGAATGATCAAAAGTTTGCTTAAGTTGGTTACTCGCGCAAAGGGGAAAACAAGAAAGCTAAATATGCCAATGACAGACATGAGAACAATAAAGGTTCTGCAACTCGTTGGCAAAGAAGACAACTCCAATAATTGTATTCTAAGCCATTTGATCGTTCATGTTTCTGAttctggaaaaagaaaatggttcgtGTTTCTAACATTTAAGTCACTTGTACCAAGATATCGACATTCCTCTTGAACTGCATGCATTGTATATATCATGATTACAGAATAAACATGCGTATCACGTACCCAACAATCTCCACTCACTCGTACAATTCTACTGGTAACACGGTATTATATCGCTAGACTtgacaaaagaaaaggaaaatgacgaagaaacaaagaaagaaagcaacATTTTTACCCAATAAATTTGACGGTTTTCCCAGTACCATCTTTGATAGGGGAGATAGTGAGAAGATTCCAGAAAGGGGTACCATCCTTCTTGTAGTTCAAGAGCCTTCCACAGTAGCTCTTCCCATTTTGAACCGCGTCTCGTATTTTGGCCACTTCATTCCTGTCTGTTTCCTGACCCTGAAGAAATCGGCTGCGCACCCAAAACGCCCACTTAAAGTCACTGCTCAATTTCACTCATATTTCTCAATGGAGTCATTCCCATATggagtttcttttttctttttttcattttgatgcccACCGCCCAGACTCTGTTAAACCCTGATCTTAGATAAAGAATGGATAAACCCTAACGATTGAAAAGCCATGAGGAGTGCTGGTggatacaaaattcatatcGACGGCTTTGGTTCCGTTGACATGACCCAACCCGTTTGGTCTGACGTGGTGCTTCTGAAGCATGGTCGTACGTTGTCTCAGACAGTTAACAGAAACACATATAAAACAGCTTTGCTCAGCGTAAATTTATACgccacacattatatatatatatatatatatatatatatttttcaaatttttttgagtttattttttttaactaattaaatttttttattcattatctatataacaaatatttgataaaagaaaaaaaaattaaaaaataaggtgTGTTATGTGTAGagttatgtttaaaattttagttaaaaccCATTTGCTCTGGTTTTTTTCAATAGAATGTAATTTATCTCTGAATAGgattatcagttttttttttttttatatcgcTCACTCGGAATCAGTTTTTATTCTGACTAAAACCACCGATCCCCAGCTAGAAATTTTACCAGTTCCGTTACAAAAATcttgcaaaggaaaaagaaataggAGAAATGGTAGCTAGCTCACCAGTTCCTTCCAATGATCTCCTTTGAAGAATAACCGGTCATGGTAAAGAAGCCGCTGCTGGCGTACATGATGGGGCAGTCTGGTTTTGTTGCATCGGATACAACAAATGTTTGCTGCAGAGTTGCCAAAGCCTCCTTCAACTCTTGTGATACTCTCGGAAAGGCCCCCGATGATCTTTCATATCCATAATTTGATTCGTCCGATGTCCTGCTCGACTGATCCGCTCCGACGACTCCGTCTCCATCGTCTGATGACCTCGACATATCGTTTTTCGTACCCCCTGCTGCACTGAAGATACCTTCTCCCACGTCTGCCTGCACCACCACACCCCACTCTGCTGTCCTTGCGGCTATGCCAGCTTTAGTTCTTATAATTTGATCACCAAATGAATTAGAACTGCCGGGCTCGGGCTTGCTTACGGCCTCTCTGTCAAATGCCATCCACTTTTTCACGCTTGTCTCTGTGCTAATGACCGTCGAAGCAATATTAGAAGTGTTTTCTAAACCACCTTGATCTCGTGTCTCAGACCCCTTACCCTTTCTGCTGCTGCCAACATCGTGACTTGGAGGCAGTTCGAATACCTCCGATGGCGTTGCTCTTGGTTTCTCCATTTTTCAATTGTCTGTCTCCGGTGAATTATTAAGCGCTATACCTACCACAATAGAATGAACCTGCTTTAGTTATATGGAGTTGGAAGTTGGTCTCTCCTTAGGAAACCTGAATACTCCGACAGATGTTGAGCTAGAGCTACCAAATATTCTTTCAGATGGATATGGAAAATAGATATACAGGGTCCTGCTCACAAGTACTCAGAGCACTGAAAATAATTACTGGGAGAACTGAATTTCAGAACCGGAATTTCCCTGACCTGAAGGAAACAGCAGGTAAAAGCCTAAAACACGTAACTGCATAAATTAAACGTGAGGGAATGAATCTGGGAAAGGAGAAATGGTCGGCTGCACCATTGTACTTGAACATTTATTTGATCCTACTCATACCCCAGTTGCACAGCAAAAAGATGTACcaattaactaaaaaaaaagtCTCCTAAATTTCACAGAAATCAGTTGAAGTGAGAAGCGGAAGAACATGCTGCAGAGCCTAGGAGACGCAAAGAACTTTCAGAAGAAGTATGATCCGTTCTCACTGTTTCAGATGACCAAATAGGCGTTCAAGCAAGAGATTGCTCTTTTAATTTGCAAACTGCTCTTCCGCAGTCTGACATGACCGAACCACTGAGTAGCTCTTTGTGCTGGTGCTGATTCGACAGAGTTAGCAATTATAGCCTAGTTTTCTTCACCCAGTTCCCTCCCATTTGAGATGTGCTGAACTAGAGAGGATAACATGTGGTTGAAGATAGCGTTCGTGTTTCGCAATAAATAGGCGGTCCCTACCATATTATTCACCACAAGGACATTGCTTTCCATCACAGCCCTTGTTTTTCAGATGTTGTTCTGTACATTTGGGCCATCAGTTCATTTATCCAGAATTTttctgcgtgtttttatttgaaaaaaataaaaatacctaCAATTATAATGGTCGATATATGGGCAAACGAAAGGACACGATCTAACATTTAAGAGGCTAGCAAATTGGAATGTGGCGGATTCAAGCTACATTTCGCCATCACTTTTTAATTTGATGTCGTCCTTTGTGAGAAAAAGTAGATCCCATATTTTATATGCAAACAGCAAGCATACGGGGCAATTGGACCTTATAGTCCACACCATTAAGGTAACTTGTACGGTCATGTAGACTTCCACGTCTTGAACCAGTTTCGTTTCTTCCAGAGCACCAATTAAAGACGGGAGAAATCCACATCGCAAGCTGGTGATAAACAGGTGGCAGCCATGGTAGCCACACGAACATCCAACGACAACATGTAGTGTATTTCCGGTGGAGCCCGGTTGTGAGGCTTACCCACGTGACGTTAACGAAAGCACCCGAGGAAGAGAAGAGATCATCAGGGTCTCATGATCACTCCTAAAAGCAATGGTCTCATGATCACTCCTAAAAGCAAAGGTTTGTGCTATCCAATTCATGATGCAGCTTTAGCTAACACTTGTCTCCGCAAATCTTTTGTATTCTTTTGACAAATATCAACCTAGCTTCATTATTTGGGAGCTTATTCATGGCTCTATGTGATCGGCCGTGGTTCCTCGTCCTTGACAATGTAAAAGGTTAGTATTCAACTTGCAATTGACCTCTCGCTCTCAGATTGTGATGGAAGTCTATCGTTTCCTACATGCAATATTTTCTGTTTAATTGTTGCTGATATGTATAAGAAGTTCTTCAACATACAGTTTCAAACTTAAAAAGAGTTCGTCTTTATATTAATCAGCCATGGTTATCTACGATCTTTCCAAATAGGTGGCTTCGGGTTTAATTTGGTAATATCGTTGAgatatcaattaaataataaaaattcattttttataaataagtttaagtttttaagaaaaattggtGATTTTTCGTGATGTCAAAATGGTGATTCTAAATTGATCTGACactatattttatcttatttaattaaatattttaaatatgaaaacttaatttataaatagtacagttaaaaaaaaatctcatcaaaataaatttataaatagatataACGTATTATATGCTAGCTTGGTTAGCGTTTATCTCTGATTAATACTGGTCACAGTTTGGCATCTTCTATGAAAAGTACTGAAAGGTAAGGCCAGACAAGTCAAGCCCATGTCATGAATGATGTCGAAATTGAATTAATGTACTAGCTAGGTTATATATAGttgatttttagatttttagatCCTAAGGAGCTATATATGAGGAGGAGAATTTAACGAACAATAATGTTGAGAAGAAAAGATGTTTATTCACTCAAAATTCTAGTTTCAACTTCGTGTAATGTACGCCAGCTACTccaagaataattttatttatcacacttcttctaatttttattgttattttttccataataaataatatataaataataagtagaacattttaattagtttaacaagaataaaaataaataaaaaataattttaaaacatgtaAAATTTGTGGTATGAGATAattcgttatatatatataaatatataaatactttagtcataaagagattacacaaaaataaatacataaattgatatgactttatgcaatatgtcaaattataaaattatttttattataaaataaatctaataaaccatatgaaattatgtttattttgtGTACTCCTTTTATACACGTACCACTTCTACTATATGTATGGTTGACGGACAAATATTGCTACCGGCTGGAGGAAGCCGCAGGAATTGCTAGACAAACAGTTGACCTCTCTTGGATTCTCCACCAGACTGATGCAAATCATGCAATGTTAATGCAATCACCAAGCATATCTTAGATAGACCTGAGCTTAAAAACATAAACCCTTCATCTTCCAGGGGTTGAATTGAACACATTGTTCACCACAGTCGAGCTACAAAGGTGACGTCCGTACGTGAGCATGCAGCTTCATGCtagtaaacaataaaaaaaatctagttacaaatattattatatattaatatgtgtattaatataatgtgattgatcaaaaagtaaattttattgaaaatagtgctaatttaaattttaaatataaatgaatcaatattgatacatagattagtacgtacgcgactttacttagacgtaacaaaactctaaaCAATAATGCAGCTAATTCCTTGTCGGTTTCCcctattttttcataaaataatgttcaagaaaatatatatgatgatgatgaaagaAAAACTATAAGACTCTTTCCCCACGTTTGGATACTtaagataatttttgaataataataaaataatttataaatagtaatgaataatttattttgtgaacAGTAATAAATAGTTTACAAATTATAGTATAGTAGTTTAAGAACACAGGTCATTAGAAttgtaagataaaataaaaaggatgaTGGAACTGACTCACTAAATCAACCTAATCAATTCGGTCCGGTTTAACAACAGTTCGGTTGGTTCCAATTCTCTGGTATCGAAACTGATTAAAAACTAATTCGGTCTCATTTTCATGATTCAAAAATTGAATTGAGCCgaactaaaatatatattttttattttatattttatatatattatatgctatatatattgtatgtattgtaagaataatataatgtaaaattttaatcttattatttatgtttatttgaTATAAACTTActcttaaatatgaatattaatattaagttctAAATAgagggggtgggagcttcggctccctccctcctccctccatctccccgcctccctccccctcccccttctggtttgcattttttttttctctgttttttgttttcaggTCAAATAAGGGGAAATCACAGATCTGGAAAAATCCGGCGACCACCGACCAACACGCACATCTCCATAGCGTTACCCAACCACCGATCTTTAAGACCACCGAATACGGTACCAAACGGAGTGAAGAGTGGTCCGCACGCACGGGTTAAAGTTTCCCGGCGTTCCGGCGCGTGGCACTCACGCGCCACTGGGAATCCTTATGCCGATGCCACGAGCAGCGTTTTTGGGACTTATGAGTCGGGGACTTCCAAGATTGGGCATTAGTTCTTTCCTAGCATGGCGCGTGTTCTGCACGCGCTACAGTACCTACAGGTTACACTGATTTTTTGTGTACAGTGTTTCCTTTgtagtttattttatattttgtcttttcttttcaataaaaaaattcaaaaagaaaatagtcCCCCCCTCCACTTGGCGGTGCTTGGTGGGGTTGGTGTCTTATATCCCGCTTAGTCGGGTATAGGGATTTGGTAACTCTATCATGGATAGAGTTGTGCTGTCTCTTAGACTTAGGTCTTTAGAGGTTAGCCGTCTGGACTAGACCATGTCAACCACATTAGTGTATTGAGAAGCTATCAACATTTGTAACTGACTTGTtgtttaaatcaaaattatatatcCTCTTTAATAAATGGATGTGatctgttattaaaaaaaaaatttagcatTTATTTGATTAATAGGTTTTGTGCATGTTGTTTTGGgctaaaaaataatgttttcaaCTCTATCATATATGGATTACGAAAATAATTCATTTGGTTCAAAGCCAACCAGCCCAACAAAAAGTCAAAAATCGAATCACACCTGTAAAACCGTACCAAAATCAAAAAATCAGAAATTCTGGTTTCATGGATTAACATGTAATGACCTAGCCTAATAACTCTAAGGTTggaatattgattatttttattgggtttaaattatatttaattggtCAAATTGGATAAGCTTATGAGAGATAAATTATTGTGATTGATTAAGAGTTTAATTAATCTCAATAActagttttaatcttatttattatttattgaacgagttagactttttttaaaatttatagataGGCCATTAgggatttatttcaatttaaaatcatcactgaTTGAAATCTCTAATGCAGGCTTAGTTATTGTCAATCCTGTATTGGATGAACTActaaatcatgtttttaaattcaaattctcTTTTTACATGATCACGATTGAATGTTTAGTAGATTAGTGTCACTACATATATTAACCGAGTCAAACTTAAACTGGTCATCACCCTCTCTcaaatctctctataaatatctctCTTCCGCGCAATATTTTAAATTCCGTTCCGATGgtcattttgatttaaaaattgaaatgaaatattttcggTAGCATTGTATTCCAATAAACTGTTtcgaaattaaatatatattatatataaatatttatatgtatatataagctaacaattaatataataaatacatatatatatatgtgtaagtgtatatcatatatatgtgtatacaTATGgaagaattaaatatttataaaatgaatatatgttaaaaaaatcacaaacttgagttgagacgaaaaaacaaagaaaaaataaaaaaatagagaaactattaaaaataatgatattttaaaaaaatgggggaacatatttaaaattacaaaaaaaaattatataaatacattttatattttagaattaattaattatcatcaagatttaaaatttacaagaatATAATCCAagcataataaaattaaagaaattgtcCAAAATGGAGTAGTGATCGAAACGGTCAGAATTGTCGAAATTTGACCTGGATGGTCAACACGGATCAAAATTTGGAGTGAAATAAAACAAGTGAGTATAGTGATCCTGATACTATATTAGAATGGAAAATTTTGACCGAAATGGCCAAAACTGAACGGAATTCAAAACTGTGCTTCTgcttgttatttaaaaaaaatcataaacatcTCAATCCAACACCATGATAAATTTTGTGTCGAAAGTTTTAGGAAATGATATTACAAGATAAGTAGTTTGatcataaattataattagCATATGTTagctacttatatatattattattaaaaccatttttttaagTCAATGTTTATGTATCAcacatgtcatgatatttgcaaAGACAACattcatcatattttatttaacatattatagttatgtatgtattatgcatctcaTGCATTTCATTATATAAGACACGTAAGTTTTCATAAGATCAAGTATAAGATACACTCATAATAGTTATCAAAAGGTTATTTAGATGCATATTACTAATGCAGTTTCAGGGTAAACGTGTAAGCCATGGAGCCAAGCGTGGTTTATCATAGTACGCCAGAGTACTACACAGTCGACTTCTTTTTCTGCAGCATGTGAAGTTAGTGCATAATCTTACACACATGGTTAAGTGTATTGGCTAACCATATCAGTCAAATAAATAGATTAGTCAATTAATTTAGATAAATTAGTCATATATGGCATAAGcataatatgaaaaatcataattttattctcttaacattaaaatttgtattaaaaaCATTATATTAAGTATGTTTACGTTATTGTGAGTTTCTTATTAAGTCatagactcattttaatttgtttttatatttttaaactatcccatgtcaaaatatttataaaagtaaagttGTAGGACGGGACTTAATAAAGGAGACATGACAGTGGCTTAGATCATGTATAGagattttaaattatgatttttgtaGGCACAAATTtcgagaaattttaataaatgcttccACTCATTCTCATTTATGATTtcagtatttttattaaaaaaaaaattatttattagtttGAATCTTTGTATATGGcgtaattataagaaaatatttttaagtcaaaATAAGCAGTAGCACTTCGGTTcccatcaaattttaaaattgactttatttttaatagtaggGAGTGGAGTGTTACATAACTGGTCAATTTGGATTATGAGAATTCCAAAATTGATGTAGACCAATTTGattataaaattgataaaaaattgGATCAAACACCTGGGGTGTATTACAGCCTCTCAGTTAGTGTTTTTCATAAAGAATACCGAATCTTTAGCAATGTACTAATCACCAAATGACAGGTTAGTGCACAGTTTAAGGTATAAGTAATCCAGTTTAAGGTAGAGTGCTGTCTTTTAGATGATTTGTCTGTAGAATATTACAGCAATAGTTAATACCATACCAGttacaaagaaatttgtatACTGGTAAAGTCCCAAACGCAATAATTGCATTGTGATTCGAAAATTTTACTAAATGTATAGgccataaatataaattttttatttttttatttttttattgttattataatGAAGGAATGAAATcaattttccattaaaaaaagaagaagtaatcAACGAAGGCAGAGGTTAAGCAGAGATGACTGAATTTAATGTGAATTTAATCGTTTAATCATGAAAGTTTTATTCAGCAACTACGAT contains:
- the LOC122311515 gene encoding phototropin-2-like isoform X3 encodes the protein MEKPRATPSEVFELPPSHDVGSSRKGKGSETRDQGGLENTSNIASTVISTETSVKKWMAFDREAVSKPEPGSSNSFGDQIIRTKAGIAARTAEWGVVVQADVGEGIFSAAGGTKNDMSRSSDDGDGVVGADQSSRTSDESNYGYERSSGAFPRVSQELKEALATLQQTFVVSDATKPDCPIMYASSGFFTMTGYSSKEIIGRNCRFLQGQETDRNEVAKIRDAVQNGKSYCGRLLNYKKDGTPFWNLLTISPIKDGTGKTVKFIGMQVEVSKYTEGVNDKTLRPNGLPQSLIRYDSRQKEKALGSMTEVVQTVKHPGSHIRAMSHDSTSKHEEQENFNLDYALPKSAEIQNMNTPSRQTPRSDSRGYVSHSISCQEADRKSRQSGRISFMGFKGRSLSSVGRLEEKPSIEQEVLMTKDVEHLDSWELADRERDIRQGIDLATTLERIEKNFVISDPRLPDNPIIFASDSFLELTEYTREEILGRNCRFLQGPETDQETVSKIRDAIREQREITVQLINYTKSGKKFWNLFHLQPMRDQKGELQYFIGVQLDGSDHVEPLRNRLSETTEQQSAKLVKATAENVDDAVRELPDANLRPDDLWAIHSKPVFPRPHRKDSPSWIAIQKITARGEKIGLHHFKPIRPLGFGDTGSVHLVELQGTGELYAMKAMEKSVMLNRNKVHRVCIEREIISLLDHPFLPALYTSFQTSTHVCLITDFCPGGELFALLDKQPMKIFKEESARFYAAEVVIGLEYLHCLGIIYRDLKPENILLQKDGHVILTDFDLSYMISCKPQILTYSLPSKRRRSRSQPPPTFVAEPVAKSNSFVGTEEYIAPVQDMVVALIGGLLVSCCTRCSMVVHLLGGRTGRRHFPTYYTKI